In the genome of Manis javanica isolate MJ-LG chromosome 17, MJ_LKY, whole genome shotgun sequence, one region contains:
- the LOC108389953 gene encoding metallothionein-1E: MDPNCSCATGGSCTCAGSCKCKECKCTTCKKSCCSCCPAGCVKCAQGCICKGASDKCSCCA; encoded by the exons ATGGATCCCAACTGCTCCTGCGCCACTG GTGGCTCCTGCACCTGTGCTGGCTCCTGCAAATGCAAAGAGTGCAAATGCACCACCTGCAAGAAGA gctgctgttcctgctgccccgCGGGCTGTGTCAAGTGTGCCCAGGGCTGCATCTGCAAAGGGGCGTCAGACAagtgcagctgctgtgcctgA